The following proteins are co-located in the Oryzias melastigma strain HK-1 linkage group LG8, ASM292280v2, whole genome shotgun sequence genome:
- the mreg gene encoding melanoregulin gives MGSAFKRFCMQFCCCCCADDEDDDDEKQPLVTPDPLDYFTREVQKRRDEETNLWSEPGDPSHSERADDRTLYTLLQARNKTRMGSTGYRRLSVDIEAMRDVRREVRDKWKTILENLGFMAEADSLLTVSAGASHDRMRNAPAARAMLHSLHSETSIFCTREPPPERYLFILDRLIYLDIADDFLAKARRFYPPKEDSDEEPTGLSINLPLLLARVEALNGGGDEDESERDEENMSD, from the exons ATGGGTTCTGCTTTTAAGAGGTTCTGTATgcagttctgctgctgctgctgcgccgACGACGAGGACGACGACGATGAGAAGCAGCCGCTCGTCAC CCCAGATCCGTTGGACTATTTCACCCGTGAAGTCCAAAAGCGGCGAGATGAGGAGACCAATCTATGGAGTGAACCCGGAGACCCCAGCCACTCGGAGAGGGCCGACGACCGAACCCTGTACACCCTCCTGCAAGCTAGGAACAAAACCCGCATGGGATCCACG GGCTACCGTCGTCTGAGCGTCGACATCGAGGCCATGAGAGACGTGCGCAGAGAAGTCCGGGACAAGTGGAAAACCATCCTGGAGAATCTAG GTTTCATGGCCGAGGCGGACTCTCTGCTGACGGTGTCGGCCGGGGCCTCACATGACCGCATGCGTAACGCCCCGGCAGCACGGGCCATGCTTCATTCTCTGCACTCGGAGACCTCCATCTTCTGCACCAGAGAGCCCCCTCCAGAGAGATATCTGTTCATCCTG GATCGTCTCATCTACCTCGACATTGCGGATGACTTTTTGGCAAAGGCGAGACGCTTCTATCCTCCAAAGGAGGACTCCGACGAGGAGCCGACCGGCCTCTCTATCAACCTCCCGCTTCTCCTGGCCAGGGTGGAGGCCTTGAACGGAGGAGGTGATGAAGACGAGAGCGAGAGGGACGAGGAGAACATGAGTGACTGA